Proteins encoded in a region of the Prunus persica cultivar Lovell chromosome G4, Prunus_persica_NCBIv2, whole genome shotgun sequence genome:
- the LOC18780945 gene encoding G-type lectin S-receptor-like serine/threonine-protein kinase At1g11410: MQFVKGLLNALVLQLLLLQLCSSLDTISFDQSIRDGDFLVSKNETFVLGFFRPGTSSNRYVGIWYKFSEDKVLWVANRDNPLNDTSGVLSINTDGNLILAHGNSSQGLPLWSTNVSVSSSGNNNIVAQLLDSGNFVLVQQDNQNVLWQSSDHPTHALLSSMKLGLDKKSGINRFLTSWNSNNDPGTGNCSLRMDTNGSPQLILYKNLAKWWRSGQWNGIQWGGIPAEGSNNVFKINFVNNQDEIAVEWSVLDPSIYSVITIDGTGSLNQLSWQGQQHQWVTLWSAPLDACDSYGKCGQFGACNPYTNSGFNCTCYPGYEPNSPHDWDLRDGTGGCKRPQGSPSMCRNGEGFVKMENVKVPDTSTIKLNRSLSFEACGEECLRNCSCLAYASADVRNGGSGCMAWFGDLMDTKQFTEGGQDLYIRADALVLAQYTKKSGGGFSAKDRRLAIILGVSIAVTSLLIVAALCWFRRRSRKGRGGQPELLNDAIAGSRSHEDLLKKNEVDEHRGKTDLPFFDLSTIVAATDNFSSANLLGHGGFGMVFKGCLADGQEIAVKRLSRNSGQGVEEFKNEVMLIAKLQHRNLVRLLGCCIDKEERMLIYEYMPNRSLDLCIFDKSRRSLLDWRKRFQIIIGIARGVLYLHQDSRLKIIHRDLKASNVLLDASMNPKISDFGMARMFGDDQIEANTNRVVGTYGYMSPEYAMDGLYSTKSDVFSFGVLALEIISGRKNNFHFENSSLNLVGQMWDLWVEGKALDTVDPSLSRSYSTHEVMRCIQIGLLCVQEYATDRPTMLDVVFMLGNETSLPPPKKAAFSFKNSGRDSSTSRGASSVNDVTVTVIEAR, translated from the exons ATGCAATTTGTAAAAGGTCTTCTAAATGCATTAGTGCTTCAGCTCCTTCTTCTGCAGCTCTGCTCTTCTTTGGACACCATCAGTTTTGATCAATCTATCAGAGATGGTGATTTCTTGGTGTCTAAGAATGAGACCTTTGTGCTTGGTTTCTTCAGACCTGGCACATCTAGCAACCGCTATGTTGGAATTTGGTACAAGTTCTCAGAGGACAAGGTTTTGTGGGTAGCTAACAGAGACAACCCTCTCAATGATACCTCTGGAGTTCTCTCAATCAACACTGATGGAAATCTCATACTAGCTCATGGTAATAGCAGTCAAGGCCTTCCTCTGTGGTCAACAAATGTTTCTGTCTCATCATCGGGTAACAACAATATTGTAGCACAGCTCCTGGATTCaggaaattttgttttggttcaaCAAGACAACCAGAATGTTTTATGGCAAAGCTCTGATCATCCTACACATGCTCTTCTCTCAAGTATGAAACTTGGGTTGGACAAAAAAAGCGGTATCAACCGGTTCCTCACATCTTGGAACTCGAACAATGATCCCGGAACTGGGAATTGTTCATTACGAATGGACACAAATGGCTCACCACAGTTGATCTTGTACAAGAATCTAGCTAAGTGGTGGAGGTCAGGTCAATGGAATGGGATTCAATGGGGTGGCATACCGGCTGAGGGCAGCAACAATGTGTTTAAGATCAATTTTGTGAACAACCAAGATGAAATTGCTGTTGAATGGTCTGTTCTTGACCCTTCAATTTACTCAGTGATAACCATAGATGGGACAGGATCACTCAACCAGCTATCATGGCAGGGGCAGCAGCACCAGTGGGTTACCCTTTGGTCAGCACCATTGGATGCTTGTGACAGCTATGGCAAGTGTGGTCAATTTGGTGCTTGCAATCCTTACACTAACAGTGGGTTCAACTGCACATGCTACCCTGGCTATGAACCCAACTCGCCACACGATTGGGATTTGAGAGATGGGACGGGTGGGTGCAAGAGGCCTCAGGGGTCACCATCCATGTGTAGGAATGGTGAAGGGTTTGTGAAGATGGAAAATGTTAAGGTTCCAGATACTTCCACAATAAAATTGAACAGGAGTTTGAGTTTCGAAGCATGTGGGGAAGAGTGCTTGAGAAACTGCTCTTGCTTGGCTTATGCCAGTGCAGATGTGAGGAATGGAGGGAGTGGATGCATGGCAtggtttggagatttaatGGATACTAAGCAGTTCACAGAAGGGGGGCAAGATTTGTACATTCGTGCTGATGCGCTTGTGTTAG ctcAGTATACAAAGAAGTCAGGAGGAGGGTTCTCTGCCAAAGATAGGAGACTGGCTATTATATTAGGAGTGTCTATTGCTGTTACATCATTGCTTATTGTCGCTGCGTTATGTTGGTTTAGGAGAAGGAGCAGGAAAG GGAGAGGAGGACAACCCGAATTGCTGAATGATGCCATTGCTGGTTCGAGAAGCCATGAAGATCTACTGAAGAAAAATGAGGTTGATGAACACAGAGGAAAAACGGATTTACCTTTCTTTGATCTAAGCACGATAGTTGCGGCCACGGACAACTTCTCTTCTGCTAACTTGCTTGGACATGGTGGCTTTGGCATGGTGTTTAAG GGATGTCTAGCTGATGGACAGGAAATAGCTGTCAAAAGATTATCAAGAAATTCAGGACAAGGCGTCGAAGAATTCAAGAATGAAGTAATGCTTATAGCAAAACTCCAGCATAGAAATCTTGTGAGGCTTTTGGGTTGCTGCATAGATAAAGAAGAGAGGATGCTAATCTACGAGTACATGCCAAACCGCAGCTTGGACTTGTGCATTTTTG ACAAAAGCAGAAGGTCATTGTTGGATTGGAGAAAGCGGTTTCAAATTATCATCGGGATTGCTCGGGGCGTCCTATATCTTcatcaagattcaagactaaAAATTATCCATAGGGATTTGAAAGCAAGCAATGTTTTACTGGATGCCTCaatgaacccaaaaatatcaGATTTCGGCATGGCAAGAATGTTCGGGGATGACCAGATCGAAGCAAACACAAACAGAGTTGTTGGCACATA TGGTTACATGTCACCTGAGTATGCTATGGATGGGCTATATTCCACAAAATCTGATGTCTTTAGCTTTGGAGTCTTAGCACTAGAGATCATTAGTGGCAGGAAGAACAAtttccattttgaaaattcctCTCTGAATTTGGTTGGACAA ATGTGGGACTTGTGGGTTGAAGGAAAAGCCTTGGACACAGTTGATCCGTCGTTGAGTAGGTCATATTCTACTCATGAAGTTATGAGATGCATTCAAATTGGGCTCTTGTGTGTGCAAGAATATGCAACAGATAGGCCAACCATGTTAGATGTTGTATTTATGCTGGGGAATGAAACTAGTCTTCCACCTCCTAAAAAGGCAGCATTTAGTTTCAAAAATAGTGGCCGGGATTCTTCAACATCTAGAGGAGCTTCTTCTGTAAATGATGTAACAGTCACAGTTATTGAAGCTCGTTAA
- the LOC18780400 gene encoding uncharacterized protein LOC18780400: MFLKALLVFFLLLFPFCSSIDTIALNQLVKDGDFIVSKENNFELGFFSPGNSSFRYVGIWYANKSEKAVVWVANRNNPINDTSGVLTINRYGKLVLYAHNIDNVSIWSTNVSVETTSTRVAQLLDTGNLLLFPDSISKSESFIWQSFDYPTDTLLSGMKVGLNWKTGMEWIITSWKSQNDPGMGNYSLRLNSNQTATPEYFLYKGLTKYWRMDPGPRPIFVTDNEEMYYSFSSDNTSVVRSVVTDYGVNQQLLWSEATNKWEELWAAPKYRCDPYGHCGANSKCSPDNINRFECDCLPGYEPKSQNAWNGRDGSDGCVSKRVGVSKCGNGEGFVKVARVKEPDTSEATQLLASISANECEQVCLRNCSCTAYIHIEWDDRNDCLVWYGELLDILVRSELGQDLYVRVDKMELADNTRKSKGFLKRRGLLAIAIVAVLLAFVLIIVFVYWWLKRKTTIKDFVEADELEETRRHPELQFFHLNAIIVATDNFSPVNKLGQGGFGTVYKGLLANDQKIAVKRLSKTSGQGIEEFKNEVALIARLQHRNLVKLLGCCIKGEERMLVLEHLPNKSLDSILFDHAKRSLLDWKKRFEIINGVARGILYLHQDSRLRIIHRDLKTSNVLLDAEMNPKVSDFGMARIFHGDKLQDKTNRVVGTYGYMSPEYAVFGRYSTKSDVFSFGIILLEIVSGKKNSCSYQQDESLNLIGHVWQLWREDRALEIVDSSVASYVPDEVMRCIQVGLLCVQEDPKDRPSMSTVVFMLSGEASPPSPKQPAFVFRKSSGNDAADPSIPKGSDSSINDLTITKLESRKHQPIHCTWKLQKFPENKMLFKALLVFFLLLFPFCTSIDTIALNQRVKDGDFIVSKENNFELGFFSPGNSSSRYVGIWYANKSEKAVVWVANRNNPINDTSGVLTINRYGNLVIYAHDIDSFSIWSANVSLQTTSTSVAQLLDTGNLVLFPDSISKSESIIWQSFDYPTDTLLPGMKVGLNWKTGLEWVLTSWKSQNDPGTGNYSLRLYSNQTTTPQIFLYKGLTKYWRSDPGPWPSFVSNNEEMCYLLLTDNTSVIRSLLTDHGILQQLRWNDAVNQWEELFAAPKYRCDRYGHCGANSKCSPDNINIFECECLPRYEPKSLNDWNRRDGSEGCVSKRIGVPKCGSGDGFVKVARVKDPDTSKATQLLTSTSANECERVCLSNCSCTAYMSIEREGRIDCLAWYGELWDILLHTELGRDLYVRVDKMELADNTRKSKGFLKRRGLLAIAIVAVLLAFVLIIVFVYWWLKRKRTIKDFVEADELEETRRHPELQFFHLSAIIVATDHFSPVNKLGQGGFGTVYKGLLANDQKIAVKRLSKTSGQGIEEFKNEVALIARLQHRNLVKLLGCCIKGEERMLVLEYLPNKSLDSFLFDHTRRSLLDWKKRSEIINGVARGILYLHQDSRLRIIHRDLKTSNVLLDAEMNPKISDFGMARIFHGDQLQDKTDRVVGTYGYMSPEYAVFGRYSTKSDVFSFGIILLEIVSGKKNNGSYQEEHSMNLIGHVWQLWREDRALEIVDSSLESYHSDEVMRCIQVGLLCVQEDAEDRPTMSAVVLMLSGEASLPSPQQPAFVFRKSSCGGGYLSSPQGLYSVNDLTMTKLVAR, encoded by the exons atgtttcTCAAAGCTTTGCTTGtgttcttcctcctcctctttccCTTTTGCTCATCCATTGACACCATAGCACTGAACCAACTTGTGAAAGATGGTGACTTTATAGTGTccaaagaaaacaactttGAATTAGGCTTCTTCAGCCCCGGCAATTCGAGCTTTCGCTATGTTGGGATTTGGTATGCTAATAAGTCTGAAAAGGCAGTGGTTTGGGTTGCAAACAGAAACAACCCCATCAATGATACCTCTGGTGTTCTCACAATCAACAGGTACGGAAAATTGGTTCTTTATGCTCACAATATTGACAACGTTTCTATTTGGTCAACAAATGTGTCGGTCGAAACCACAAGCACTCGTGTAGCTCAGCTTTTAGATACAGGCAATTTACTGCTTTTCCCGGATAGTATTAGTAAAAGTGAAAGCTTTATATGGCAGAGTTTTGATTACCCTACAGATACTCTACTTTCCGGAATGAAAGTTGGGTTGAATTGGAAAACTGGGATGGAATGGATCATAACATCTTGGAAGTCCCAAAATGACCCTGGAATGGGGAACTATAGCTTGAGGCTCAATTCCAATCAGACTGCTACGCCTGAATATTTTTTGTACAAGGGTTTGACCAAATATTGGAGAATGGATCCAGGGCCAAGGCCCATTTTTGTGACGGATAATGAAGAAATGTACTATTCCTTTTCGTCTGATAACACCTCAGTAGTTAGATCGGTGGTGACGGATTATGGGGTTAATCAACAACTGCTATGGAGTGAGGCTACTAATAAATGGGAGGAGCTCTGGGCTGCACCAAAATACCGGTGTGACCCATATGGCCACTGTGGTGCCAACAGCAAATGTAGCCCTGACAATATTAATAGGTTTGAGTGTGACTGCCTACCAGGGTATGaaccaaaatctcaaaatgCTTGGAATGGGAGAGATGGGTCAGATGGGTGTGTGAGTAAGCGAGTGGGGGTGTCAAAGTGTGGGAATGGGGAAGGGTTTGTGAAGGTGGCACGGGTGAAAGAGCCAGACACATCGGAAGCAACACAATTGTTAGCAAGTATCAGTGCCAATGAGTGTGAGCAGGTGTGCTTACGCAATTGTTCCTGCACGGCATATATACACATAGAATGGGACGATCGCAATGATTGCTTGGTATGGTACGGTGAGTTGCTGGACATTTTAGTCCGCTCAGAGCTAGGACAAGATCTATATGTTCGGGTGGACAAAATGGAATTAG CTGATAATACCAGGAAATCGAAAGGTTTTCTCAAAAGGAGGGGTTTGCTGGCTATTGCAATAGTGGCTGTGCTTCTCGCATTCGTACTAATCATTGTGTTTGTGTACTGGTGGCTGAAGAGAAAGACGACGATAAAAG ACTTTGTGGAGGCGGATGAACTTGAGGAAACTAGGAGACACCCAGAGCTGCAATTTTTCCATCTGAACGCAATAATAGTAGCCACAGACAACTTCTCTCCTGTCAATAAACTTGGCCAAGGTGGTTTTGGCACTGTTTATAAA GGTCTGTTAGCAAATGATCAGAAGATTGCTGTAAAAAGATTGTCCAAAACTTCAGGACAAGGAATTGAAGAATTCAAAAATGAAGTTGCTCTGATAGCTAGACTTCAACACAGAAATCTTGTGAAACTTTTGGGCTGTTGTATAAAGGGAGAAGAAAGGATGTTAGTTCTGGAACACTTGCCAAACAAAAGCTTGGACTCCATTCTTTTTG ATCACGCTAAAAGATCCTTGTTGGATTGGAAAAAGCGGTTTGAAATTATCAATGGGGTTGCTCGTGGGATTCTGTATCTTCACCAGGACTCAAGACTTAGGATAATCCATAGGGATCTAAAAACCAGTAATGTTCTTCTAGATGCTGAGATGAACCCAAAAGTTTCAGATTTTGGCATGGCAAGAATATTCCATGGGGACAAACTGCAGGATAAGACCAATAGAGTTGTTGGAACATA TGGCTATATGTCACCAGAGTATGCAGTGTTCGGGAGATATTCAACGAAATCAGATGTCTTTAGTTTTGGGATCATATTGTTAGAGATTGTAAGCGGCAAGAAAAACAGCTGTTCTTATCAGCAGGATGAATCGCTAAACTTGATAGGACAT GTTTGGCAGCTGTGGAGAGAAGATAGAGCCTTAGAAATTGTGGATTCATCTGTAGCGTCATATGTGCCTGATGAAGTCATGAGATGCATTCAAGTTGGTCTCTTGTGTGTGCAAGAAGATCCAAAGGACCGACCAAGCATGTCAACTGTTGTCTTCATGTTGAGTGGTGAAGCATCTCCTCCATCTCCTAAGCAGCCTGCATTTGTCTTCAGAAAAAGTTCCGGCAATGATGCTGCTGATCCATCAATTCCAAAAGGATCAGATTCGTCTATTAACGACTTGACAATAACTAAACTTGAATCTCGA AAACACCAACCGATTCATTGTACATGGAAACTCCAAAAATtcccagaaaacaaaatgctTTTCAAAGCTTTGCTTGtgttcttcctcctcctcttcccaTTTTGCACATCCATTGACACCATTGCACTGAACCAGCGTGTGAAAGATGGTGACTTTATAGTGTccaaagaaaacaactttGAATTAGGCTTCTTCAGCCCCGGCAATTCGAGCTCTCGCTATGTTGGAATTTGGTATGCTAATAAGTCTGAAAAGGCAGTGGTTTGGGTTGCAAACAGAAACAACCCCATCAATGATACCTCTGGCGTCCTCACCATCAACAGGTATGGAAATTTGGTTATTTATGCGCACGATATTGACAGCTTTTCTATTTGGTCCGCAAATGTGTCTCTTCAAACCACAAGCACTTCTGTAGCTCAGCTTTTAGATACAGGAAATTTAGTGCTTTTCCCGGATAGTATTAGTAAAAGTGAAAGCATTATATGGCAGAGTTTTGATTATCCTACAGATACTCTACTTCCCGGAATGAAAGTTGGGTTGAATTGGAAAACTGGGTTGGAATGGGTCTTAACATCTTGGAAGTCCCAAAATGACCCTGGAACTGGTAACTATAGCTTAAGGCTCTATTCAAACCAGACTACTACGCCCCAAATTTTTCTGTACAAGGGTTTGACCAAATATTGGAGAAGTGATCCAGGGCCATGGCCCAGTTTTGTGAGTAATAATGAAGAAATGTGTTATTTACTTTTAACTGATAACACCTCTGTAATTAGATCCTTGTTGACGGATCATGGGATACTACAACAACTGAGATGGAATGATGCGGTTAATCAATGGGAGGAACTCTTTGCTGCCCCAAAATATCGGTGTGACCGATATGGACATTGTGGTGCCAACAGCAAATGTAGCCCTGACAATATTAATATCTTTGAATGTGAGTGCCTACCGAGGTATGAACCAAAATCTTTGAATGATTGGAACCGGAGAGATGGGTCAGAGGGGTGTGTGAGTAAGCGAATTGGGGTGCCAAAATGTGGGAGTGGGGATGGGTTTGTGAAGGTGGCACGGGTGAAAGATCCAGACACATCGAAAGCAACACAATTGTTGACAAGTACTAGTGCCAATGAGTGTGAGCGGGTGTGCTTAAGCAATTGTTCCTGCACGGCATATATGAGCATAGAACGGGAAGGTCGCATTGATTGCTTGGCATGGTACGGTGAGTTGTGGGACATTTTATTACACACGGAGCTAGGGCGAGATCTATATGTTCGTGTGGACAAAATGGAATTAG CTGATAATACCAGAAAATCGAAAGGTTTTCTCAAAAGGAGGGGTTTGCTGGCTATTGCAATAGTGGCTGTGCTTCTCGCATTCGTACTAATCATTGTGTTTGTGTATTGGTGGCTGAAGAGAAAGAGGACGATAAAAG ACTTTGTGGAGGCGGATGAACTTGAGGAAACTAGGAGACACCCAGAGCTGCAATTTTTCCATCTGAGCGCAATAATAGTAGCCACAGACCACTTCTCTCCTGTCAATAAACTTGGCCAAGGTGGTTTTGGCACTGTTTATAAG GGTCTGTTAGCAAATGATCAGAAGATTGCTGTAAAAAGATTGTCCAAAACTTCAGGACAAGGAATTGAAGAATTCAAAAATGAAGTTGCTCTGATAGCTAGACTTCAACACAGAAATCTTGTGAAACTTTTAGGCTGTTGTATAAAGGGAGAAGAAAGGATGTTAGTCCTGGAATACTTGCCGAACAAAAGCTTGGActcctttctttttg ATCACACAAGACGTTCCTTGTTGGATTGGAAAAAGCGCTCTGAAATTATCAATGGGGTTGCTCGTGGGATTCTGTATCTTCACCAGGATTCAAGACTTAGGATTATTCATAGGGATCTAAAAACCAGCAATGTTCTTCTAGATGCTGAgatgaacccaaaaatatcaGATTTTGGCATGGCAAGAATATTCCATGGGGACCAACTGCAGGATAAAACCGACAGAGTTGTTGGAACATA TGGATATATGTCACCTGAGTATGCAGTGTTTGGAAGATATTCAACCAAATCAGATGTCTTTAGTTTTGGGATCATATTATTGGAGATTGTGAGTGGCAAAAAAAACAATGGCTCTTATCAAGAGGAACATTCCATGAACTTGATAGGACAT GTTTGGCAGCTGTGGAGAGAAGATAGAGCCTTAGAAATTGTGGATTCATCACTAGAGTCATATCATTCTGACGAAGTCATGAGATGCATTCAAGTCGGGCTCTTGTGCGTGCAAGAAGACGCAGAGGACCGACCAACCATGTCAGCCGTTGTATTAATGTTGAGTGGTGAAGCATCTCTACCATCTCCTCAGCAGCCTGCATTTGTCTTCAGAAAAAGTTCCTGCGGTGGTGGTTATCTATCAAGTCCACAAGGATTATATTCTGTTAACGACTTGACAATGACTAAACTTGTAGCTCGATAA